One genomic segment of Thermodesulfobacteriota bacterium includes these proteins:
- a CDS encoding VPLPA-CTERM sorting domain-containing protein: protein MNFSNLGGTWYMGFTPNSTTVSLGPTAEFGIKFGMVSGGSVVTNLQYDVVPIPGVEAYEIWDIVGQPSSGTGVLIHDASPVPVPASVLLLGSGLFGLIAVRRRS, encoded by the coding sequence GTGAACTTCAGCAACCTCGGTGGCACCTGGTACATGGGCTTCACCCCGAACTCGACGACCGTCTCCCTGGGGCCGACCGCAGAGTTCGGCATCAAGTTCGGCATGGTGAGCGGCGGGTCGGTGGTCACCAACCTCCAGTATGATGTGGTGCCGATCCCGGGCGTGGAAGCCTATGAGATTTGGGATATTGTGGGGCAGCCGAGCTCCGGCACCGGCGTCCTGATCCACGATGCCAGCCCGGTTCCGGTGCCGGCCTCCGTGCTGCTCCTGGGCTCCGGCCTCTTTGGGCTCATTGCCGTGCGTCGCCGCAGCTAG
- a CDS encoding integration host factor subunit alpha, with amino-acid sequence MRKPSLTRKELARAIHEQLGFSLRVAGELVDDVFLCLRETLLAGESVKLVQFGTFLIRDKAARLGRNPRTGVPMAITPRRVVSFRPSKKLRQRINGQGGG; translated from the coding sequence GTGAGGAAGCCGAGTCTGACCCGAAAGGAGCTGGCGCGGGCCATCCACGAGCAACTGGGTTTTTCGCTGCGGGTGGCAGGAGAGCTGGTGGATGACGTCTTCTTGTGCCTGCGGGAGACCCTTTTGGCCGGCGAATCGGTGAAGCTTGTCCAGTTCGGCACCTTCCTGATCCGGGACAAGGCGGCCAGGCTCGGCCGTAATCCTCGGACCGGGGTGCCCATGGCCATCACCCCCCGCCGGGTGGTCAGCTTCCGGCCCAGCAAGAAGCTACGGCAGCGGATCAACGGCCAGGGCGGAGGTTGA
- a CDS encoding MerR family transcriptional regulator has translation MTDARKAPAETQAMAIPDKQYFRMGEVASLTGVAAHVLRYWESEFAVIRPNRVASKQRLYRRADVENFLRIKELLYEEGYTIPGARKALAQARKGGRSQRSDILAAIKGELVAICRLLEEER, from the coding sequence GTGACCGACGCACGGAAGGCCCCGGCAGAGACTCAGGCCATGGCCATCCCTGACAAGCAGTACTTCCGAATGGGGGAGGTGGCCTCTCTCACCGGTGTCGCGGCGCATGTCCTCCGCTATTGGGAATCGGAGTTTGCGGTCATCCGACCAAACCGCGTGGCCTCCAAGCAGCGGCTGTACCGCCGGGCGGATGTGGAGAATTTCCTCAGGATCAAAGAGCTCCTCTACGAGGAGGGATATACCATCCCTGGCGCCAGAAAGGCCCTGGCCCAGGCCCGCAAGGGGGGCCGCAGTCAGCGCTCGGATATCCTGGCCGCCATCAAGGGGGAGCTGGTGGCGATCTGCCGGCTGCTGGAGGAGGAGCGGTGA
- the clpB gene encoding ATP-dependent chaperone ClpB: MQFDKLTMKSQEAVYQAQRLAEAKGHQELQPEHLLRALLEQPDGVVVPVLKAMGVEVGRLLAEVDALVGRLPRVSGGGAGQLYLSARLRKVMDAAFRLAGEMKDEYVSQEHLFLALLEDKDGAIPRLLAGQGASREAFLQALVGVRGSQRVTDPNPEEKYQALEKYARNLTDLARQGKLDPVIGRDDEVRRVVQVLSRRTKNNPVLIGEPGVGKTAIVEGLAQRIVAGDIPETLRDRQVLALDMGALVAGAKYRGEFEDRLKAVLKEVQKKEGQIVLFIDEIHTLVGAGAAEGAMDASNMLKPALARGELHCVGATTLSEYRKHIEKDPALERRFQPVLVREPTVEDTIAILRGIKEKYEVHHGVRIKDAATVAAATLSQRYITDRFLPDKAIDLIDEAASLLRIEIDSMPTEIDEQERRRMKLSIEREALKKESDVASRERLARLEAELADIEEQLAGMRAHWGLEREVIASIRAKKTAMDEARVEEQQAQRAGDLSKVAEIRYGRIGALERELAAANARLAAVQKDRRMLKEEVDEEDVASVVAKWTGIPVDRMLEGEKSKLVQAEERLASRVVGQTEAIAAVANAVRRARAGLQDPNRPLGSFIFLGPTGVGKTELARSLAAFLFDSEQAMIRLDMSEFMEKHSVARLIGAPPGYVGYEEGGYLTEAVRRRPYAVILFDEIEKAHPDVFNVLLQILDDGRMTDGQGRTVDFKNTILIMTSNLGSPLIMELGEARRTEMEQAVHAILHRQFKPEFLNRIDETIIFHALGREHIERIVDIQVDLLARRLADQKFSLELAPAAKAFLVDKGFDPAFGARPLKRAIQRHVQDALAMEILAGRFREGDRIRVLPAPDGSRLLFEEA; the protein is encoded by the coding sequence ATGCAATTCGACAAGCTGACCATGAAGTCCCAGGAGGCGGTCTACCAGGCTCAGCGCCTGGCCGAGGCCAAAGGCCATCAGGAGCTGCAGCCGGAGCATTTGCTACGGGCGCTCCTGGAGCAGCCGGATGGGGTGGTGGTGCCGGTCTTGAAGGCCATGGGGGTAGAGGTCGGTCGCCTCCTGGCGGAGGTGGACGCCCTTGTGGGCCGTCTGCCCCGGGTGAGCGGTGGCGGAGCCGGCCAGCTCTATCTGTCCGCCCGGCTGCGCAAGGTGATGGACGCCGCCTTCCGGCTGGCTGGGGAGATGAAGGATGAATACGTGAGCCAGGAGCACCTCTTTCTGGCCCTTCTGGAAGACAAGGACGGGGCCATACCCCGCCTGTTGGCTGGGCAGGGCGCAAGCCGTGAGGCCTTTCTACAGGCCCTGGTCGGGGTGCGGGGCAGCCAGCGGGTCACGGATCCCAACCCGGAGGAGAAGTACCAGGCGCTGGAGAAGTATGCCCGCAACCTTACCGACTTGGCCCGGCAGGGAAAGCTCGATCCGGTGATCGGCCGGGATGACGAGGTGCGGCGGGTGGTCCAGGTCCTGTCCCGACGTACCAAGAACAACCCGGTCCTGATCGGCGAGCCCGGGGTGGGCAAGACGGCCATCGTCGAGGGATTGGCGCAGCGGATCGTGGCTGGCGATATTCCGGAAACCCTGCGGGACCGGCAGGTGCTGGCTTTGGACATGGGGGCCCTGGTGGCCGGCGCCAAGTACCGGGGCGAGTTCGAGGATCGCCTGAAGGCAGTGCTCAAGGAAGTCCAGAAGAAGGAGGGGCAGATCGTCCTCTTCATCGACGAGATCCACACCCTGGTGGGGGCTGGCGCCGCCGAGGGGGCCATGGATGCCTCCAACATGCTCAAGCCCGCCTTGGCCCGGGGCGAGCTGCACTGCGTGGGCGCCACCACCCTCAGCGAGTACCGCAAGCACATCGAGAAGGACCCGGCCCTGGAGCGTCGCTTCCAGCCGGTGCTGGTGCGGGAGCCCACGGTGGAGGACACCATCGCCATCCTGCGGGGCATCAAGGAGAAGTATGAGGTGCACCACGGCGTGCGCATCAAGGACGCGGCTACGGTGGCCGCCGCCACATTGTCCCAGCGCTACATCACGGACCGCTTCCTCCCGGACAAGGCCATTGATCTCATCGACGAGGCTGCCTCCCTCCTGCGCATCGAGATCGACTCCATGCCCACCGAGATCGACGAGCAGGAGCGGCGGCGGATGAAGCTGTCCATCGAGCGGGAGGCGTTGAAGAAGGAGAGCGACGTCGCGTCCCGGGAGCGCCTGGCCCGTCTGGAGGCCGAGCTGGCAGACATCGAGGAGCAGCTGGCCGGCATGCGGGCTCACTGGGGCCTGGAGCGGGAGGTGATCGCCAGCATCCGGGCCAAGAAGACGGCCATGGACGAGGCCCGGGTGGAGGAGCAGCAGGCACAGCGGGCGGGCGATCTGTCCAAGGTCGCAGAGATCCGTTACGGCCGCATCGGTGCCCTGGAGCGGGAGCTGGCCGCGGCCAACGCCCGGCTGGCCGCGGTGCAAAAGGACCGGCGGATGCTCAAGGAGGAGGTGGACGAGGAGGATGTGGCCTCGGTGGTGGCCAAGTGGACGGGCATCCCGGTGGACCGCATGCTGGAAGGAGAGAAGTCCAAGCTGGTCCAGGCCGAGGAGCGGCTGGCCTCCCGGGTGGTCGGCCAGACCGAGGCCATCGCCGCGGTGGCCAACGCCGTCCGTCGGGCCCGGGCTGGCTTGCAGGACCCCAACCGGCCCCTGGGCTCCTTCATCTTTCTGGGGCCCACCGGGGTGGGCAAGACCGAGCTGGCCCGGAGTCTGGCCGCCTTCCTGTTCGATTCCGAGCAGGCGATGATCCGGCTCGACATGTCGGAGTTCATGGAGAAGCACTCGGTGGCCCGCCTGATCGGCGCCCCCCCTGGCTACGTCGGCTATGAGGAGGGGGGGTACCTCACCGAAGCGGTGCGGCGGCGACCCTATGCCGTGATTCTCTTCGATGAGATCGAGAAGGCCCACCCGGACGTCTTCAACGTCCTGCTGCAGATTCTGGACGACGGCCGCATGACCGACGGTCAGGGACGGACCGTGGACTTCAAAAACACCATCCTGATCATGACCTCCAATCTGGGCAGTCCGCTGATCATGGAGCTGGGAGAGGCCCGGCGGACGGAGATGGAGCAGGCGGTGCATGCCATCCTGCACCGCCAGTTCAAGCCGGAGTTCCTGAACCGGATCGACGAGACCATCATCTTCCACGCCCTGGGCCGGGAGCATATCGAGCGGATCGTCGACATCCAGGTGGATCTCCTGGCCAGGCGCCTGGCCGACCAGAAATTCAGCCTGGAGCTGGCGCCGGCGGCCAAGGCCTTTCTGGTCGACAAGGGCTTCGATCCCGCCTTCGGCGCCCGGCCCCTCAAGCGGGCCATCCAGCGCCATGTCCAGGACGCCCTGGCCATGGAGATCCTGGCCGGCCGCTTCCGGGAAGGGGACCGGATCAGGGTTCTGCCGGCCCCGGACGGCAGCCGGCTCCTGTTCGAAGAGGCGTAG
- a CDS encoding YgiQ family radical SAM protein, with amino-acid sequence MFLPASSEEVRSRGWPAVDVLLVTGDGYVDHPAFGIALIGQWLSAHGFRVAVLAQPRHDGPQDFLRFRRPRLFAGISAGNLDSVVANYSGNARVRDRDDYSPGGDPYFPGAASRGNRRRPDRATIRYSQLARAAWPGLPIVLGGLEASLRRFVHYDFQQERLRSSVLADAKADLLVYGMGERAVLAVAQRLAAGLDLTGIPGTCERLTDREQRERPYPVPPLVLPSWEEIAADPGRFLDAEKAVDRQARAGDDQPLLQRQQAVWILQHPASPPLGPEELDALYGLPYSRVSHPGAGDVPAFRMIRHSVTIVRGCCGNCSFCAIARHQGPVVTSRSLASVLAEVEAICRQPDFSGTITDLGGPTANLYGTSCRRPGPCRRRDCLYPRICSHLAIDEERVLALLDAVSRRAGVKHLFVSSGLRMELLLRTPRLLARILEQHLPGALKIAPEHTEPEVLRLMHKPGAEVLEAFLATCRRLNGGRLPPLTPYLIASHPGCTQAHMEALATRLRGLGLAPRQFQDFTPTPGTIATAMYVSGRGRDRGQPIHVARRRAERQAQRAVLEALRPCPGRAGP; translated from the coding sequence GTGTTCCTGCCTGCGTCGTCAGAGGAGGTGCGAAGCCGCGGCTGGCCGGCAGTGGATGTCCTTCTCGTCACCGGCGATGGCTACGTGGACCACCCGGCCTTTGGCATCGCCCTCATCGGCCAGTGGCTCTCGGCCCACGGTTTTCGGGTGGCGGTCCTGGCCCAACCCCGCCACGACGGCCCTCAGGACTTCCTTCGCTTCCGCCGGCCCCGGCTTTTCGCCGGCATCAGCGCCGGCAATCTGGACTCGGTCGTCGCCAACTATTCGGGCAATGCCCGGGTCCGGGACCGGGATGACTACAGCCCTGGGGGAGATCCCTATTTTCCGGGTGCTGCCAGCCGTGGCAACCGCCGCCGGCCCGACCGGGCCACCATCCGTTACAGCCAGTTGGCCCGGGCCGCCTGGCCGGGGCTGCCCATCGTGCTCGGCGGCCTCGAGGCCTCCCTGCGCCGTTTCGTTCATTACGATTTCCAGCAGGAGCGGCTGCGCTCGTCGGTGCTGGCCGATGCCAAGGCCGATCTTCTCGTCTACGGCATGGGGGAGCGGGCGGTCCTTGCGGTGGCCCAGCGGCTGGCGGCCGGGCTTGATCTGACCGGCATCCCCGGCACCTGCGAGCGGCTCACCGACCGGGAGCAACGGGAGCGGCCCTATCCTGTCCCGCCGTTGGTCTTGCCCTCCTGGGAGGAGATCGCCGCTGATCCCGGCCGTTTTCTGGACGCGGAAAAGGCGGTGGACCGCCAGGCCCGGGCTGGGGATGACCAGCCCCTCCTGCAACGGCAGCAGGCGGTGTGGATCCTCCAGCACCCGGCGTCGCCGCCCCTTGGTCCTGAGGAACTGGACGCGCTCTACGGCCTGCCCTATAGCCGCGTGTCCCACCCGGGCGCCGGTGATGTGCCGGCCTTTCGGATGATCCGCCATTCGGTGACCATCGTCCGGGGCTGCTGCGGCAACTGCTCCTTTTGTGCCATCGCCCGCCACCAGGGACCGGTGGTGACCAGCCGCTCCCTGGCTTCGGTGCTGGCCGAGGTGGAGGCGATCTGCCGGCAACCGGATTTTTCGGGCACGATCACGGATCTGGGCGGCCCGACCGCCAACCTCTACGGCACCTCCTGCCGCCGTCCGGGTCCCTGCCGCCGCCGGGACTGTCTCTATCCCCGGATCTGCTCCCATCTGGCCATTGACGAGGAGCGGGTCCTGGCTCTCCTGGACGCCGTTTCCCGCCGCGCCGGGGTCAAGCACCTCTTTGTTTCGTCGGGCTTGCGCATGGAGCTTCTGCTCCGCACCCCGCGCCTGCTGGCTCGGATCCTGGAGCAGCACCTGCCCGGTGCCCTCAAGATCGCCCCCGAGCACACCGAGCCCGAGGTGCTGCGCCTCATGCACAAGCCAGGGGCTGAGGTTCTGGAGGCCTTCCTGGCCACCTGCCGCCGGCTGAACGGCGGTCGCCTCCCCCCCCTCACCCCTTACCTGATCGCCAGCCATCCCGGCTGCACCCAGGCCCACATGGAGGCGTTGGCCACCCGCCTCCGCGGCCTGGGTCTTGCCCCCCGCCAGTTCCAGGACTTCACCCCCACCCCCGGCACCATCGCCACCGCCATGTACGTCAGCGGCCGGGGCCGTGACCGCGGCCAGCCCATCCACGTTGCCCGCCGGCGGGCCGAGCGCCAGGCCCAGCGGGCCGTGCTGGAGGCCCTGCGGCCTTGCCCTGGGCGCGCCGGACCGTAA